From the Bacteroidia bacterium genome, one window contains:
- a CDS encoding Fic family protein: MKRKLQGKYVTISTVGEKARAFVPSPLPPLPPIDWTPELRNKFDQALLALGRLDSVSTLLPDTSLFLYMYVRKEAVLSSMIEGTQSSLSDLLLFELDQAPGVPLDDVREVSNYAAALEHGLRLLEEGLPLSLRLFREIHGVLLHNGRGGNQIPGEFRRSQNWIGGTRPGNAAFVPPPAQEVPECMSKLELFLHDQPEPTPVLLKAALAHVQFETIHPFLDGNGRLGRLLITLLLCEQKVLREPMLYLSLYFKTHRQYYYELLNTVRMTGDWEAWLDFFAEGVIVTATQAVETTQQLLDLSKQDREKISGLGRAAASTLQVHIALMEHPIATSGSLVEKTGFTPATVNKALGHLEQLGIVRELTARKRNRLFSYAGYIEIMNRGTELPGM; this comes from the coding sequence ATGAAGCGAAAACTCCAAGGCAAATACGTGACCATATCGACGGTGGGTGAGAAGGCCCGGGCCTTTGTCCCCTCTCCGCTGCCACCGCTGCCGCCTATCGACTGGACCCCGGAACTGCGCAACAAGTTTGATCAGGCACTGTTGGCGCTCGGGCGGCTTGACAGCGTATCCACCCTGCTGCCGGATACCTCGCTGTTCCTCTACATGTATGTCCGCAAGGAGGCGGTGCTCTCCTCGATGATCGAGGGAACCCAGTCCTCGCTTTCGGACCTGCTGCTGTTCGAGCTTGATCAGGCACCCGGCGTGCCGCTGGATGACGTGCGCGAGGTCAGTAACTATGCCGCCGCCCTCGAACATGGCCTGCGCCTGTTGGAGGAAGGGCTACCGCTGTCGCTGCGGCTGTTCCGCGAGATCCACGGCGTGCTGTTGCACAACGGCCGGGGAGGCAATCAGATCCCGGGCGAGTTTCGACGCAGCCAGAACTGGATCGGCGGCACCCGGCCGGGTAACGCGGCCTTCGTTCCGCCTCCGGCTCAAGAGGTACCGGAGTGCATGAGCAAGCTGGAGCTCTTCCTCCATGACCAGCCGGAGCCGACCCCTGTGCTGCTCAAGGCGGCTCTGGCCCATGTGCAGTTTGAAACCATCCACCCGTTTCTGGACGGTAACGGCCGTTTGGGCCGTCTGCTGATCACGCTGCTGTTATGCGAGCAGAAGGTGCTGCGAGAGCCGATGCTCTACCTCAGCCTCTACTTCAAGACGCACCGCCAGTATTACTACGAGCTGCTCAACACCGTGCGTATGACCGGTGACTGGGAAGCCTGGCTCGACTTCTTCGCCGAGGGGGTCATAGTCACCGCCACCCAGGCGGTGGAAACGACGCAGCAACTCCTCGACCTTTCGAAGCAGGACCGTGAAAAGATCAGTGGCCTGGGACGGGCGGCGGCATCCACCCTGCAAGTCCACATTGCGTTGATGGAGCATCCCATCGCGACCTCGGGCTCGTTGGTGGAAAAGACCGGCTTCACCCCGGCTACGGTCAACAAGGCGCTCGGCCACCTGGAGCAGCTCGGCATCGTCAGGGAGCTGACCGCCCGGAAACGCAATCGCCTTTTCAGCTATGCGGGCTATATCGAGATCATGAATCGCGGCACGGAATTGCCGGGTATGTAG
- a CDS encoding Fic family protein codes for MTQAITRIERARGFLEAAQLSADWVREVGEQALMLEAHHTTHIEGTQLTLDQAARLWKGEAVLEADPDDARELLNYRTAFEFVSECLQSGDPITEGMIREIHRKLVEGVRGGSAAPGEYRHVQNYVVNSSTHDVIYTPPTTMEVPVMMSELVKWLNFDLDVHPVLVSGIAQFQLVHIHPFLDGNGRASRLLSTLCLYKAGYDFKRLFTISEYYDRDRSTFYRSIQSVRENGMDMTSWLEYFVTGLETQMAEVRDRSEQIIRRDILVKQHGLNERQSKALGHILQHGKLSIQEFESLCPTVNRRSLQRDLKGMLDKHLITEIGAGATDPTRHYRLERL; via the coding sequence ATGACCCAGGCGATTACCCGCATCGAGCGGGCGCGGGGCTTTCTGGAAGCGGCACAGCTGTCTGCCGACTGGGTGCGAGAAGTTGGCGAGCAGGCTTTGATGCTGGAGGCGCATCACACCACCCATATCGAAGGAACTCAGCTGACACTGGATCAAGCTGCACGTCTCTGGAAAGGCGAAGCAGTGCTGGAGGCCGATCCGGACGATGCGCGGGAATTGCTCAACTACCGCACTGCCTTCGAGTTTGTCTCCGAGTGTCTGCAGAGCGGCGATCCGATCACCGAGGGGATGATCCGCGAGATCCACCGCAAACTGGTTGAAGGCGTGCGTGGCGGCAGCGCGGCGCCGGGGGAATATCGTCACGTCCAGAACTACGTTGTCAACTCCAGCACGCACGACGTCATCTACACACCACCTACAACGATGGAGGTGCCGGTGATGATGTCCGAACTGGTGAAGTGGTTAAACTTCGATCTGGACGTCCATCCTGTGCTGGTGAGTGGTATCGCCCAGTTCCAGCTTGTGCACATCCACCCGTTCCTGGATGGCAACGGCCGCGCCTCGCGTCTCCTCTCCACCCTCTGCCTTTACAAAGCCGGGTACGACTTCAAGCGGTTGTTCACTATCAGCGAATACTATGACCGCGACCGATCGACCTTCTATCGGTCGATCCAGAGCGTGCGCGAAAACGGGATGGACATGACCAGCTGGCTCGAGTATTTTGTGACCGGCCTTGAGACCCAGATGGCCGAAGTGCGTGACCGAAGCGAGCAGATCATCCGTCGCGACATCCTCGTTAAACAGCACGGCCTGAACGAGCGTCAGTCGAAAGCGCTGGGCCACATCCTGCAGCACGGGAAACTGAGTATCCAGGAATTCGAATCGCTGTGCCCGACCGTCAACCGCCGCAGCCTGCAGCGGGACTTGAAAGGGATGCTGGATAAGCACCTGATTACTGAAATCGGAGCGGGAGCGACGGACCCCACCCGGCATTACAGGTTGGAAAGGCTATGA
- a CDS encoding leucine-rich repeat domain-containing protein, giving the protein MFSRISVMLLLGIVGGCDSTEPPLEGCTWCNDYYEALKNPDKVVHLSLEAEGIDSRIGLFRNLEKFDAYIFYSDFPTEMAALPKLKSIRFTYGGGDSLPCVLSQSESLEHLGFLFSRISVIGDCIGDFKRLSTLTINSKSIDTVSPRITKLLSLDALGLEGFTKEQFPVAVFNIPNLTYLNLSVSPAEALPARIGNLQTLKTLQISRTSIRTLPTEIQELTRLEHLRLFDNRIDTLPVELWGLTTLVELNLSGNELSEISPLVGRLNRLQTLQLDSNRLNTLPDEVSLLDPTLETLSLRGNQFSDAEKKRIKQLLPRTIITF; this is encoded by the coding sequence GTGTTCTCACGAATCTCCGTAATGCTGCTTTTGGGGATTGTTGGCGGCTGTGACAGCACAGAGCCCCCTCTCGAGGGCTGTACTTGGTGCAATGACTACTATGAAGCATTGAAAAACCCGGACAAGGTAGTTCACCTTTCCTTGGAGGCGGAAGGTATAGATTCCAGAATTGGATTGTTCCGAAATCTTGAAAAATTCGATGCCTACATATTCTATTCGGATTTCCCTACTGAAATGGCCGCACTACCCAAGCTGAAATCGATTCGTTTTACCTATGGGGGCGGAGATTCGCTTCCCTGCGTCCTTTCTCAATCAGAAAGCTTGGAGCATCTCGGTTTCTTATTCTCGCGAATATCCGTGATAGGTGATTGCATAGGTGATTTCAAGAGGCTGTCAACCCTTACAATTAATTCCAAAAGTATTGATACCGTATCACCAAGAATCACAAAACTTCTATCCCTGGACGCACTTGGTCTTGAGGGATTCACAAAGGAACAGTTCCCGGTTGCTGTATTCAACATTCCCAATCTTACCTACCTCAATCTGAGCGTGTCTCCCGCTGAGGCACTCCCCGCCCGGATCGGGAATCTGCAGACGCTGAAGACCCTCCAGATATCCCGTACGAGTATTCGAACGCTGCCAACCGAAATTCAGGAGTTGACGCGCCTCGAGCATTTGCGGCTTTTTGATAACAGGATCGATACTCTCCCTGTTGAGTTGTGGGGATTAACAACCCTTGTAGAATTGAACCTGTCCGGTAATGAACTGTCCGAGATCTCACCTCTTGTTGGTCGGTTGAATCGACTGCAAACGCTTCAACTCGACAGCAACAGGCTCAACACCTTGCCGGATGAAGTGAGCCTGCTCGATCCAACCCTGGAAACGCTTTCGCTCCGAGGCAATCAGTTTTCCGATGCGGAGAAGAAGAGGATAAAACAACTCCTGCCAAGAACAATCATCACGTTCTGA